The following are from one region of the Pleurodeles waltl isolate 20211129_DDA chromosome 4_1, aPleWal1.hap1.20221129, whole genome shotgun sequence genome:
- the LOC138288471 gene encoding olfactory receptor 5AR1-like isoform X1, producing MTLVSNYTMVTEFILLGLTSDSELQIMLFVIFTLIYLITVLGNIGISVLICTDTHLRTPMYFLLCNLACIDLCYSTSVTPKMLDNFLLTRNVISFTGCAVQQFCFSVFVTSECLLLGVMAYDRYVAICNPLLYPVIINQRTCGNLLCATYVVSTINASAQASLTFSLSFCRSNIIDHFFCDFPPLLKLSCSDTSTNEVVIFVLATCLGMGSCGIIISSYCHIISTILMIPSVKGRYKTFSTCASHFTVVTLFFGTIFIMYLHPASSSSMTQNKIVSLFYTVVIPMLNPMIYSLRNQEVKRAFQKLIRTMIK from the exons atgactttagtat CTAATTACACCATGGTGACAGAGTTTATTCTTCTGGGTCTCACCAGTGATTCAGAGCTTCAGATCATGCTCTTTGTGATCTTTACCCTGATCTATCTTATCACGGTACTGGGAAATATTGGAATCTCTGTATTAATCTGCACAGATACTCATCTCCGTACACcaatgtattttcttttgtgtaatcttgcctgtattgatctctgttaTTCAACATCAGTCACACCAAAAATGCTTGATAACTTTCTCTTGACCAGGAATGTAATTTCTTTTACTGGTTGCGCTGTTCAGCAATTTTGTTTCTCTGTGTTTGTGACCTCAGAGTGCCTTCTCTTGGGAGTGATGGCATATGATCGTTATGTGGCCATCTGTAATCCATTGCTGTATCCAGTCATCATAAACCAAAGAACATGTGGAAATCTGTTGTGTGCCACATATGTGGTGAGTACCATAAATGCATCAGCACAAGCAAGCCTTACCTTTAGTCTCTCTTTCTGTAGGTCCAATATAATTGACCACTTCTTCTGTGATTTCCCACCTTTGCTAAAATTATCATGTTCGGATACCTCAACGAACGAGGTGGTGATTTTTGTTCTTGCAACATGTCTTGGAATGGGATCATGTGGGATCATTATTTCATCCTACTGCCATATCATCTCGACTATCCTGATGATCCCGTCAGTGAAAGGAAGATACAAGACCTTCTCTACCTGTGCTTCCCACTTCACTGTGGTCACTTTGTTTTTTGGGACTATCTTCATTATGTATCTACATCCAGCATCCAGCTCTTCGATGACCCAGAATAAAATAGTGTCCTTGTTTTACACAGTGGTGATACCTATGTTAAACCCAATGATCTACAGCCTTCGGAACCAGGAAGTGAAAAGAGCTTTTCAAAAACTTATAAGAACAATGATTAAGTAG
- the LOC138288471 gene encoding olfactory receptor 5AR1-like isoform X2, with protein sequence MGAANYTMVTEFILLGLTSDSELQIMLFVIFTLIYLITVLGNIGISVLICTDTHLRTPMYFLLCNLACIDLCYSTSVTPKMLDNFLLTRNVISFTGCAVQQFCFSVFVTSECLLLGVMAYDRYVAICNPLLYPVIINQRTCGNLLCATYVVSTINASAQASLTFSLSFCRSNIIDHFFCDFPPLLKLSCSDTSTNEVVIFVLATCLGMGSCGIIISSYCHIISTILMIPSVKGRYKTFSTCASHFTVVTLFFGTIFIMYLHPASSSSMTQNKIVSLFYTVVIPMLNPMIYSLRNQEVKRAFQKLIRTMIK encoded by the coding sequence ATGGGAGCAGCTAATTACACCATGGTGACAGAGTTTATTCTTCTGGGTCTCACCAGTGATTCAGAGCTTCAGATCATGCTCTTTGTGATCTTTACCCTGATCTATCTTATCACGGTACTGGGAAATATTGGAATCTCTGTATTAATCTGCACAGATACTCATCTCCGTACACcaatgtattttcttttgtgtaatcttgcctgtattgatctctgttaTTCAACATCAGTCACACCAAAAATGCTTGATAACTTTCTCTTGACCAGGAATGTAATTTCTTTTACTGGTTGCGCTGTTCAGCAATTTTGTTTCTCTGTGTTTGTGACCTCAGAGTGCCTTCTCTTGGGAGTGATGGCATATGATCGTTATGTGGCCATCTGTAATCCATTGCTGTATCCAGTCATCATAAACCAAAGAACATGTGGAAATCTGTTGTGTGCCACATATGTGGTGAGTACCATAAATGCATCAGCACAAGCAAGCCTTACCTTTAGTCTCTCTTTCTGTAGGTCCAATATAATTGACCACTTCTTCTGTGATTTCCCACCTTTGCTAAAATTATCATGTTCGGATACCTCAACGAACGAGGTGGTGATTTTTGTTCTTGCAACATGTCTTGGAATGGGATCATGTGGGATCATTATTTCATCCTACTGCCATATCATCTCGACTATCCTGATGATCCCGTCAGTGAAAGGAAGATACAAGACCTTCTCTACCTGTGCTTCCCACTTCACTGTGGTCACTTTGTTTTTTGGGACTATCTTCATTATGTATCTACATCCAGCATCCAGCTCTTCGATGACCCAGAATAAAATAGTGTCCTTGTTTTACACAGTGGTGATACCTATGTTAAACCCAATGATCTACAGCCTTCGGAACCAGGAAGTGAAAAGAGCTTTTCAAAAACTTATAAGAACAATGATTAAGTAG